The Pseudomonas extremaustralis genome contains a region encoding:
- a CDS encoding CoA-acylating methylmalonate-semialdehyde dehydrogenase — translation MTITLEHYINDQRVSRDDRYQDVYNPATGAVTGRVALASRQTVDEAVAAAQAAFADWADTPPIRRARVLFQYLHLLRERKDDLARIIVAEHGKVFTDAQGEVDRGIDILEFACGIPNLLKGEHSDQVSRGMDNWTMRQPLGVVAGVTPFNFPVMVPMWMYPIAIAAGNTFILKPSPTDPSASLFMAELLREAGLPTGVFNVVQGDKEAVDALIEHPDVKAVSFVGSTPIAQYIYETGARHGKRVQGLGGAKNHMVVMPDADIEKTVDALMGAAYGSAGERCMAISVAVLVGDVGDKVIAALTARAKQLRITDGRDLKAEMGPIVSRAALERISGYIEQGVQAGAHLLLDGRDYVPSEPGLENGFWLGATLFDHVTREMSIYREEIFGPVLACVRVNDFGEAVQLVNDHEFGNGVSCFTRDGHIAREFARRIQVGMVGINVPIPVPMAWHGFGGWKKSLFGDMHAYGTEGVRFYTKQKSIMQRWSESIEQGAEFAMPVSK, via the coding sequence ATGACCATCACCCTCGAGCACTACATCAACGACCAACGCGTGAGCCGCGACGATCGTTATCAGGACGTGTACAACCCGGCCACCGGCGCAGTGACCGGCCGCGTCGCCCTGGCCAGCCGCCAGACTGTCGACGAAGCCGTCGCCGCCGCCCAGGCCGCGTTTGCCGACTGGGCCGACACGCCGCCGATCCGCCGCGCCCGCGTGCTGTTCCAGTACCTGCACCTGCTGCGCGAGCGCAAGGACGACCTGGCGCGCATCATCGTCGCCGAACATGGCAAGGTGTTCACTGACGCCCAGGGCGAAGTCGACCGTGGTATCGACATCCTCGAATTCGCCTGCGGCATTCCCAACCTGCTCAAGGGCGAACACTCCGACCAGGTCTCCCGTGGCATGGACAACTGGACGATGCGCCAGCCCCTGGGCGTGGTCGCTGGCGTCACGCCGTTCAACTTCCCGGTGATGGTGCCGATGTGGATGTACCCGATTGCCATCGCGGCGGGTAACACCTTCATCCTCAAGCCCAGCCCGACCGACCCAAGCGCGTCGCTGTTCATGGCTGAGCTTTTGCGTGAAGCCGGCTTGCCCACCGGCGTGTTCAACGTGGTGCAGGGCGACAAGGAAGCGGTGGACGCGCTGATCGAACACCCGGACGTCAAGGCCGTGAGCTTTGTCGGCTCCACCCCGATTGCCCAATACATCTACGAAACCGGCGCCCGCCACGGCAAGCGCGTGCAAGGCCTGGGCGGCGCGAAAAACCACATGGTGGTGATGCCTGATGCGGATATCGAAAAAACCGTCGATGCGCTGATGGGCGCCGCCTACGGCAGTGCCGGCGAACGCTGCATGGCCATCTCCGTCGCCGTGCTGGTGGGCGATGTGGGCGACAAAGTCATCGCCGCCCTGACCGCGCGGGCCAAGCAACTGCGCATCACCGACGGCCGCGACCTCAAGGCCGAAATGGGCCCGATTGTGTCCCGTGCCGCGTTGGAGCGTATCAGCGGCTACATCGAACAAGGCGTGCAGGCCGGCGCACACCTGCTGCTCGACGGCCGTGACTACGTGCCCAGCGAACCCGGCCTGGAAAACGGCTTCTGGCTCGGCGCGACGCTGTTCGACCACGTCACCCGGGAGATGAGCATCTACCGCGAAGAAATCTTCGGCCCGGTGCTGGCCTGCGTGCGCGTGAATGATTTCGGCGAGGCGGTGCAACTGGTCAACGACCACGAATTCGGCAACGGCGTCAGCTGCTTCACCCGCGACGGCCACATCGCCCGCGAATTTGCGCGACGCATCCAGGTGGGCATGGTCGGCATCAACGTACCGATCCCGGTGCCGATGGCCTGGCACGGCTTTGGTGGCTGGAAGAAGAGCCTGTTCGGCGACATGCATGCCTACGGCACCGAGGGCGTGCGCTTCTACACCAAGCAGAAATCGATCATGCAGCGCTGGTCGGAAAGCATCGAGCAGGGCGCCGAGTTTGCGATGCCGGTGTCGAAGTAA
- a CDS encoding LysR family transcriptional regulator, with product MEKSEIEGLWTHIHWLSVLEEHGTYTAAAARLGVSKSAVSQRISDLEKATGTRLVTRTTRSVRLTDAGLSLTREVRSAYEHIARSFSAVRDSAGEIRGLVRLTAPVAFARQQLVPHLSAFLQQYPQVRIQLDVSDALSSLAAEGYDLAVRHGFQVPETHVAWKLCDTGSVLVATRDYLQRHGEPHEPGDLSAHNCLFYPRGADQPAWTFERGSKQVERLTVPIAGSFATNNSEALRDAALNHLGIALLPDFSAQAALASGQLVQVLKGWTLKGAFADEIYLIRPYSPHVPKSVTALVGYLKDTLAGGFRFDG from the coding sequence ATGGAAAAATCTGAAATCGAAGGGCTGTGGACCCACATTCACTGGCTCTCGGTGCTGGAAGAACACGGCACCTACACCGCCGCCGCCGCGCGCCTGGGGGTGAGCAAGTCGGCGGTCAGCCAGCGCATCTCCGACCTGGAAAAAGCCACCGGCACGCGACTCGTCACCCGCACCACCCGCAGCGTGCGTCTCACCGATGCAGGCCTGTCGTTGACCCGCGAAGTGCGCAGCGCCTATGAACACATCGCCCGCAGTTTCTCGGCGGTGCGCGACTCGGCCGGGGAAATTCGCGGCCTGGTGCGCCTGACTGCCCCGGTGGCGTTCGCTCGACAACAGTTGGTGCCGCATTTGTCCGCATTCCTGCAGCAATACCCGCAGGTGCGCATTCAACTGGACGTGTCGGACGCCTTGAGTTCTCTGGCCGCCGAAGGCTACGACCTGGCGGTGCGCCATGGCTTCCAGGTGCCGGAGACACATGTGGCCTGGAAGCTGTGCGACACCGGTTCGGTGCTGGTCGCGACCCGCGATTACCTGCAACGCCATGGCGAACCCCACGAGCCCGGCGACCTCAGCGCCCACAACTGCCTGTTCTACCCGCGCGGCGCCGACCAGCCGGCCTGGACCTTCGAACGCGGCAGCAAACAGGTCGAACGCCTCACCGTACCTATCGCCGGCAGCTTCGCCACCAACAACAGCGAAGCCCTGCGCGACGCGGCGCTCAACCACCTGGGCATCGCCCTGCTCCCGGACTTCAGCGCCCAGGCCGCCCTGGCCAGCGGGCAGTTGGTGCAGGTGCTCAAGGGCTGGACGCTCAAGGGCGCATTCGCCGATGAGATCTACCTGATCCGCCCGTATTCGCCCCATGTACCCAAGTCGGTGACGGCGCTGGTCGGCTATTTGAAGGACACGCTGGCGGGTGGGTTCCGCTTCGACGGCTGA
- a CDS encoding AMP-binding protein has product MTQPFLAARDFLLAHRTDYATAVRDFRWPQLSEFNWALDYFDAMAEGNAADALWIVEEDGSEQRYSFAQLAARSNQVANHLRALGVRRGERVLLMLGNDVALWETMLAAFKLGAVVIPATALLNPDDLRDRIERGQVRHLVVGEAHVGKFDGLGDGCSRVCVGTAPAGWVAHRAAFAYPEQFEAEGRTLATDPMLLYFTSGTTSKPKMVLHSHQSYPVGHLSTMYWIGLQPGDLHLNISSPGWAKHAWSCLFAPWNAGACIFIHNVARFSAPALLAVLERYRVTSLCAPPTVWRMLIQEDLASYRSRLNLRELVGAGEPLNPEIIEQIQHAWGLPLRDGFGQSETTALVGNTPGQALKPGSMGRPLPGYQVVLLDADGVPGTEGEVALPLAVRPLGLMLGYEDSPEKTAEVMRDGYYRTGDTAQVDAEGYITFVGRADDVFKASDYRISPFELESALIEHPAVMEVAVVPSPDPLRLAVPKAFLILAHDAPGSAELARHILAFAREHLAPYKRVRRIEFVVELPKTISGKIRRVELRQMEVVRRQGDSRGEHEHFEEDFA; this is encoded by the coding sequence ATGACCCAGCCCTTCCTGGCCGCCCGGGATTTTCTGCTCGCCCATCGCACCGACTACGCCACGGCCGTACGGGATTTCCGTTGGCCGCAGTTGAGTGAGTTCAACTGGGCGCTGGACTACTTCGATGCCATGGCCGAGGGCAACGCGGCCGATGCGCTGTGGATCGTCGAAGAAGACGGCAGCGAGCAGCGCTACAGCTTCGCGCAACTGGCCGCGCGCTCCAACCAGGTCGCCAACCACCTGCGCGCCCTCGGTGTGCGCCGTGGCGAGCGCGTGCTGTTGATGCTTGGCAACGACGTGGCGTTGTGGGAAACCATGCTCGCGGCCTTCAAGCTCGGCGCCGTGGTGATCCCCGCCACCGCCCTGCTCAACCCCGACGACCTGCGCGACCGCATCGAGCGTGGCCAGGTGCGCCATCTGGTGGTCGGCGAGGCGCATGTGGGCAAGTTCGACGGTCTGGGCGATGGCTGCAGCCGCGTCTGCGTGGGCACCGCGCCGGCCGGTTGGGTCGCGCACCGTGCCGCGTTCGCGTACCCCGAGCAGTTCGAGGCTGAAGGCCGCACCCTGGCCACCGACCCGATGCTGCTGTATTTCACCTCCGGCACCACCTCCAAACCCAAGATGGTGCTGCACAGCCACCAGAGCTACCCGGTCGGCCACCTGTCGACCATGTACTGGATCGGCCTGCAACCGGGCGACTTGCACCTGAACATCTCGTCGCCGGGCTGGGCCAAGCATGCCTGGAGCTGCCTGTTCGCGCCGTGGAATGCCGGCGCGTGCATCTTCATTCATAACGTCGCGCGATTCAGTGCACCGGCCCTGCTCGCCGTGCTGGAGCGTTACCGCGTGACCAGCCTGTGCGCGCCGCCCACCGTGTGGCGCATGCTGATCCAGGAAGACCTGGCCAGTTACCGATCACGCCTGAACCTGCGCGAATTGGTGGGCGCCGGCGAGCCGCTGAACCCGGAAATCATCGAGCAGATCCAGCACGCCTGGGGCTTGCCGCTGCGGGACGGTTTCGGCCAGTCGGAAACCACCGCCCTGGTCGGCAATACGCCGGGCCAGGCGCTCAAGCCGGGGTCGATGGGCCGTCCGTTGCCCGGCTACCAGGTGGTCCTGCTCGATGCCGATGGTGTGCCGGGCACCGAGGGCGAAGTCGCGCTGCCGCTGGCGGTGCGCCCTCTCGGCCTGATGCTGGGTTACGAAGACAGCCCGGAAAAAACCGCCGAAGTGATGCGCGACGGTTACTACCGCACCGGCGATACCGCACAGGTCGACGCCGAGGGCTACATCACCTTCGTGGGCCGCGCCGATGACGTGTTCAAGGCCTCCGACTACCGCATCAGCCCCTTCGAGCTGGAAAGCGCGCTGATCGAACACCCGGCGGTGATGGAAGTGGCCGTGGTCCCCAGCCCCGATCCGTTGCGCCTGGCGGTGCCCAAGGCGTTCCTGATCCTGGCCCACGACGCCCCCGGCAGCGCCGAACTGGCCCGCCATATCCTGGCGTTTGCCCGTGAGCATCTGGCGCCGTACAAGCGGGTGCGGCGCATCGAATTTGTGGTGGAACTGCCCAAGACCATTTCCGGCAAGATCCGCCGGGTGGAATTGCGCCAGATGGAGGTGGTGCGACGCCAGGGCGACAGCCGGGGCGAGCACGAACACTTCGAGGAAGATTTCGCCTGA
- a CDS encoding (2Fe-2S)-binding protein, translating into MELRINQKSYQVDADADTPLLWVIRDDLGLTGTKYGCGLAQCGACSVLVDGNVVRSCVTPVSGVVGREITTIEAVEADPVGQRVVAAWVEHQVAQCGYCQSGQVIAATALLKHTPAPSDAQIEAAMVNLCRCGTYNAIRTAVHDLAKQERTA; encoded by the coding sequence ATGGAGCTACGAATCAACCAAAAGTCCTACCAGGTCGATGCCGACGCCGACACGCCGTTGCTGTGGGTGATCCGCGATGACCTCGGACTGACCGGCACCAAGTACGGCTGCGGCCTGGCCCAATGCGGCGCCTGCTCGGTGCTGGTGGACGGCAATGTGGTGCGTTCCTGCGTCACGCCGGTATCCGGTGTGGTAGGTCGCGAGATCACCACCATCGAGGCGGTCGAAGCCGATCCGGTGGGCCAACGGGTGGTCGCCGCCTGGGTCGAACACCAAGTGGCGCAATGCGGGTACTGCCAGTCCGGACAGGTGATCGCAGCCACCGCACTGCTCAAGCACACCCCCGCGCCCAGCGATGCGCAAATCGAAGCGGCGATGGTCAACCTGTGCCGTTGCGGCACTTACAACGCCATCCGCACGGCGGTGCATGACCTGGCCAAGCAGGAGCGCACCGCATGA
- a CDS encoding xanthine dehydrogenase family protein molybdopterin-binding subunit, producing MNTRHELLDLPLGEPINLSRRRFLASTAVGALVIGFGLPLGSARVQAAASAERGTQVPAFLEIRPDGSVRLLSPFMEGGQGTHTAMAQIVGEELDADPATFIVEAAPPGEAYVVMENGMRITGGSMSVRMSYPVMRRLGALARAMLLQAGAAQLGVPVAELTTQPGRVVHAASGRSLGYGELAGRALDMPVPDPASITLRDPSQFRWIGKPVKRLDAYDKSTGKALYSIDMQVDGMLHAAVQHAPRLGMTVASLRNQAQVEAMKGVHSVHQLPGAVAVVAERWWHAKRAVEAIQVEWQEAAADSSVRAMPADFSSDKYRDFLAAQQGPARDDEKEGDVAAALAGAKTRIEATYHNQYVNHAQLEPPSALARFNPDGSLDVWLPNQAPDMFRADIAKRAGLDPSKVNLHSPLLGGFFGRHFLYDSASPYPQAVALAKAVGRPIKLIWSREEEFLRDVLRPVAVVKFRAALDADGLPVAIEAVSATEGPSEAIAGKQGDKIDPTALEGLSGKSYAIPNKRIAQIYVKGPAMLGYWRSVGNSLNDFFYEAFLDELADKGGRDPFELRLHLLRDNPRLTTLLNAAGELSGGWKRGPYTADDGTRRARGVAMASPFGSHAAVIAEVSIDKGQVKVHHIWEAIDPGSIVNPAIVEAQVNGAVALGLSQTLLEEAVYVNGQPRARNYDLYPILPPSRMAQVHVKIVESGEKMGGIGEPPLPAVAPAVANAVAQLTGQRIRSLPLSRYTFS from the coding sequence ATGAACACACGCCACGAACTCCTCGACCTGCCATTGGGCGAGCCCATCAACCTGTCGCGCCGGCGTTTTCTGGCGAGTACGGCGGTGGGCGCGCTGGTCATCGGTTTCGGCTTGCCCCTGGGTTCGGCCCGAGTGCAGGCCGCCGCCAGCGCCGAGCGCGGCACCCAGGTGCCAGCGTTCCTGGAAATCCGCCCGGACGGCAGCGTGCGCCTGCTCAGCCCCTTCATGGAAGGCGGGCAAGGCACTCACACGGCCATGGCGCAGATCGTCGGCGAAGAGCTGGATGCCGACCCCGCCACGTTCATCGTCGAAGCCGCGCCGCCGGGTGAAGCCTATGTGGTGATGGAAAACGGTATGCGCATCACCGGCGGCAGCATGTCGGTGCGCATGAGCTACCCGGTCATGCGGCGCTTGGGCGCCCTCGCCCGCGCCATGCTGCTGCAGGCCGGCGCCGCGCAGTTGGGCGTGCCGGTGGCCGAACTGACCACCCAGCCGGGCCGCGTGGTACATGCTGCATCCGGTCGCTCGCTGGGCTACGGTGAGCTGGCCGGTCGCGCCCTGGACATGCCGGTGCCCGACCCGGCCAGCATCACCCTGCGCGACCCGAGCCAGTTCCGCTGGATCGGCAAGCCGGTCAAGCGTCTGGATGCCTATGACAAATCCACCGGCAAGGCGCTGTACAGCATCGACATGCAGGTCGACGGCATGCTCCACGCCGCCGTGCAGCACGCGCCGCGCCTGGGCATGACCGTCGCCAGCCTGCGCAACCAGGCCCAGGTCGAAGCCATGAAAGGTGTGCACTCGGTGCATCAACTGCCCGGTGCGGTGGCCGTGGTGGCCGAACGCTGGTGGCACGCCAAGCGTGCGGTCGAGGCGATCCAGGTCGAGTGGCAGGAAGCTGCCGCCGACTCCAGCGTGCGCGCGATGCCGGCGGATTTCTCCAGCGACAAGTACCGCGATTTTCTGGCCGCCCAGCAGGGCCCGGCCCGCGACGACGAAAAGGAAGGCGACGTGGCCGCCGCCCTGGCCGGTGCCAAAACCCGTATCGAAGCCACCTACCACAACCAGTACGTCAATCATGCCCAACTGGAGCCGCCGTCGGCCCTGGCGCGCTTCAACCCCGATGGCTCGCTGGACGTCTGGCTGCCCAACCAGGCCCCCGACATGTTCCGTGCCGATATCGCCAAGCGTGCCGGCCTCGACCCGTCCAAGGTCAACCTGCACTCGCCGCTGCTGGGCGGTTTTTTTGGCCGGCACTTCCTGTATGACTCGGCCAGCCCCTACCCGCAGGCGGTCGCCCTGGCCAAAGCGGTGGGCCGTCCGATCAAGCTGATCTGGAGCCGCGAGGAAGAGTTCCTGCGCGATGTGCTGCGCCCGGTCGCGGTGGTCAAGTTCCGCGCCGCTCTGGATGCCGACGGTTTGCCGGTGGCGATCGAAGCGGTGAGCGCCACCGAAGGCCCCAGCGAAGCCATTGCCGGCAAACAGGGCGACAAAATCGACCCCACCGCCCTTGAAGGGCTGTCGGGCAAAAGCTATGCGATCCCCAACAAGCGCATCGCACAGATCTACGTCAAAGGCCCGGCCATGCTTGGTTACTGGCGGTCGGTGGGCAATTCGCTCAACGATTTTTTCTACGAAGCGTTCCTCGATGAGCTGGCGGACAAAGGCGGCCGCGACCCCTTCGAGCTGCGCCTGCACCTGCTGCGCGACAACCCACGGCTGACCACCTTGCTCAATGCCGCAGGCGAGCTGTCCGGGGGCTGGAAGCGCGGCCCCTACACGGCCGACGATGGCACCCGCCGCGCGCGTGGCGTGGCCATGGCGTCGCCGTTCGGTTCCCACGCGGCGGTGATCGCCGAAGTGTCGATCGACAAGGGCCAGGTCAAAGTGCATCACATCTGGGAAGCCATTGATCCGGGCAGCATCGTCAACCCGGCGATCGTTGAAGCCCAGGTCAATGGCGCCGTGGCGTTGGGCCTGTCGCAAACCTTGCTGGAGGAAGCGGTGTACGTGAACGGCCAGCCACGGGCGCGCAACTACGATCTGTACCCGATCCTGCCGCCGTCGCGCATGGCCCAGGTGCACGTGAAGATCGTCGAGAGCGGCGAAAAGATGGGCGGTATCGGCGAGCCGCCGTTGCCGGCCGTGGCACCGGCGGTGGCCAATGCGGTCGCGCAGTTGACCGGCCAGCGCATCCGCAGCCTGCCCCTGAGCCGCTACACCTTCAGCTGA
- a CDS encoding c-type cytochrome, producing the protein MNNRRFARTVGWLALAGLVAAALLAWYVTRQPASPFAQEPAASSEPALVSRGEYVARLSDCVACHSLAGKAPFAGGLEMATPLGSIHATNITPDRDTGIGAYSLADFDRAVRHGVAPGGRRLYPAMPYPSYAKLSDEDIRALYAFFMHGVQPAKQPNIPSAIPFPLNLRWPIALWNGVFAPTATYAAKPNQDALWNRGAYIVQGPGHCGSCHTPRGLAFNEKALDESGAPFLAGALLDGWYAPSLRQDHNTGLGRWSEPEIVQFLKTGRNQHAVVYGSMTEAFNNSTQFMGDDDLAAIARYLKSLPGDPQRDGTPWQYATADTRPDIPGAHTYATRCASCHGLDGKGQPDWMPPLAGATSALARESASAINITLNGSQRIVAAGVPDAYRMPAFREQLSDAEIAQVLTYVRSTWGNHGEAIDAKAVGTLRGHTDPASASPIILQMR; encoded by the coding sequence ATGAACAACCGCCGATTCGCAAGAACCGTAGGCTGGCTCGCGCTGGCCGGCCTGGTCGCCGCCGCGCTGCTGGCCTGGTATGTCACACGCCAGCCCGCCTCACCGTTCGCACAGGAACCGGCCGCCAGTAGCGAGCCCGCGCTGGTCAGCCGTGGTGAGTACGTCGCCCGCCTCAGCGACTGCGTGGCCTGCCACAGCCTGGCGGGCAAGGCACCGTTTGCCGGCGGCCTGGAGATGGCCACGCCGCTGGGGTCCATCCACGCCACCAACATCACCCCCGACCGCGACACCGGGATCGGCGCCTACAGCCTGGCCGACTTCGACCGCGCGGTGCGCCACGGCGTGGCACCGGGTGGTCGCCGCCTTTACCCGGCGATGCCCTACCCGTCCTATGCCAAGCTCAGCGACGAAGACATCCGCGCGCTGTACGCGTTTTTCATGCACGGCGTGCAACCGGCCAAGCAGCCCAACATCCCCAGCGCGATTCCCTTCCCGCTCAACTTGCGCTGGCCCATCGCCCTGTGGAACGGCGTGTTCGCCCCCACCGCCACTTACGCGGCCAAGCCCAACCAGGACGCGCTGTGGAACCGCGGCGCCTACATCGTCCAGGGGCCGGGCCATTGCGGTAGCTGCCACACCCCGCGCGGCCTGGCCTTCAACGAGAAGGCCCTGGACGAGTCCGGCGCCCCCTTCCTCGCCGGCGCCCTGCTCGACGGCTGGTACGCACCGAGCCTGCGCCAGGACCACAACACCGGGCTGGGCCGCTGGAGCGAGCCTGAAATCGTGCAGTTCCTCAAGACCGGGCGCAACCAGCACGCGGTGGTCTACGGCTCGATGACCGAAGCCTTCAATAATTCCACGCAGTTCATGGGCGACGACGACCTCGCGGCCATCGCCCGCTACCTCAAGTCCCTGCCCGGCGATCCCCAGCGCGACGGCACACCCTGGCAGTACGCAACCGCCGACACCCGACCGGACATCCCCGGCGCCCACACCTACGCAACCCGTTGCGCCTCATGCCACGGCCTCGACGGCAAGGGCCAGCCCGACTGGATGCCACCGCTGGCCGGCGCCACCTCGGCCCTGGCCAGGGAAAGCGCCTCAGCGATCAACATCACCCTCAACGGCTCACAACGCATCGTCGCCGCCGGCGTGCCCGACGCCTATCGCATGCCGGCATTTCGCGAGCAACTGTCCGACGCAGAAATCGCCCAGGTCCTGACCTATGTGCGTAGCACCTGGGGCAACCACGGTGAGGCGATCGACGCGAAGGCCGTCGGCACATTGCGCGGGCATACGGACCCGGCCAGCGCCAGTCCGATTATCCTGCAGATGCGTTGA
- a CDS encoding toxin VasX gives MSPPATPAQLRQAYRNQEFQNVSMTRGQCPLMQKEVAIFPVRYALDESPEKGSAQGPHPLPANWSGSTLPPLKSRSYTLRQLRDGWVYVWDSSAKILHEYEVQGRCSSLTPGPTTTTPTIRERPVLTCSTPATANCISPIPPCNGPCACAS, from the coding sequence ATGAGTCCACCCGCAACCCCCGCCCAACTCAGACAGGCCTACCGCAACCAGGAATTCCAGAACGTCTCCATGACCCGTGGCCAGTGCCCGTTGATGCAAAAGGAAGTGGCGATTTTCCCGGTGCGATATGCCCTGGATGAGTCACCGGAAAAAGGCAGCGCCCAAGGCCCTCATCCGCTGCCCGCCAACTGGTCCGGCAGTACCTTGCCGCCCTTGAAAAGCCGCAGTTACACCCTGCGCCAACTGCGCGACGGTTGGGTGTATGTGTGGGACAGCAGCGCCAAAATCCTGCATGAGTATGAGGTCCAGGGGAGATGTTCATCCCTCACACCTGGCCCGACAACGACGACCCCGACCATCCGGGAGCGGCCCGTCCTTACCTGCTCTACCCCCGCGACAGCCAACTGCATATCGCCTATTCCCCCGTGCAATGGACCCTGCGCCTGTGCGAGCTGA
- a CDS encoding SDR family NAD(P)-dependent oxidoreductase, with product MNIELKTKRALVTASTGGIGFAVAKGLAQAGAAVVVNGRSERSVNDAIARLLAEVPGAAISGVAADLSTAQGVETLLAGLSAIDILVNNAGIYQPQDFFAAGDDVWNAHWQTNVMSGVRLSRALLPAMVERGWGRVVFVASESARNIPADMIHYGVSKTAQLALARGLAKRVAGSGVTVNSVLPGPTLSDGVAEMMKGEVERTGKSLEAVMRDFVLEQRPSSIIQRASSVEEVANMIVYVCSTQASATTGAALRVDGGVVDDIV from the coding sequence ATGAATATTGAACTGAAGACCAAGCGCGCACTGGTGACCGCCTCCACCGGAGGCATTGGTTTTGCGGTGGCAAAAGGGCTGGCGCAAGCGGGCGCGGCGGTGGTGGTCAATGGCCGCAGCGAGCGCTCGGTGAACGATGCGATTGCGCGTTTGCTCGCCGAGGTCCCCGGTGCCGCCATCAGCGGTGTCGCCGCAGACTTGAGCACTGCGCAAGGGGTGGAAACCCTGCTGGCCGGGCTCAGTGCTATCGACATCCTGGTGAACAACGCCGGCATCTATCAGCCCCAGGATTTCTTCGCGGCCGGTGATGACGTCTGGAACGCTCACTGGCAAACCAACGTCATGTCCGGCGTGCGCCTGAGTCGTGCGCTGTTGCCGGCCATGGTCGAGCGCGGCTGGGGACGGGTGGTGTTTGTCGCGTCCGAATCGGCCCGCAACATTCCGGCCGACATGATCCACTACGGCGTCTCCAAGACCGCACAATTGGCCCTGGCCCGTGGCCTGGCCAAACGCGTGGCGGGCAGCGGTGTGACCGTCAACAGCGTGCTGCCGGGGCCGACCCTCTCCGATGGCGTGGCCGAGATGATGAAGGGCGAAGTCGAACGCACCGGCAAATCCCTCGAAGCCGTGATGCGTGATTTCGTCCTCGAACAGCGTCCCAGCTCCATCATCCAGCGCGCGTCCAGCGTGGAAGAAGTGGCCAATATGATCGTCTACGTGTGCTCGACCCAGGCCTCCGCCACCACCGGCGCGGCGCTCAGGGTCGATGGTGGGGTTGTCGACGATATTGTCTGA
- a CDS encoding LysR family transcriptional regulator — protein MDRALEMQVFCTVVDKGTFVGAAEPLGMSKAAISRYVSALEERLGARLLHRTTRRLALTEEGRQFYHQAREVLALMAQAEEAVSATAPEPSGVLRVNAPVSFGVLHLAPLWGEFMQAYPQVELDISLNDRLVDLVEEGFDAAVRIARMENSSLVGRRLASTRMCLFASPDYLARHPPIRTLADLADHGVIAYTHFAMGNEWQFDGPDGSETVRTRSSARCNNGDTCRSIALSGAGIALQPSFMVAEDLRSGALVEILPAYRSIELGIYVVYPSRKHLASKVRALIHFLAERFSHPQWER, from the coding sequence ATGGATAGAGCGCTGGAGATGCAGGTGTTCTGCACCGTGGTCGATAAAGGCACCTTCGTGGGCGCGGCCGAACCCCTGGGGATGTCCAAGGCGGCCATTTCGCGCTATGTGAGTGCGCTTGAGGAACGCTTGGGCGCGCGGCTCCTGCACCGCACCACCCGCAGGCTTGCACTCACGGAGGAGGGGCGCCAGTTCTACCATCAGGCGCGGGAAGTGCTGGCCTTGATGGCGCAGGCGGAAGAAGCCGTGTCGGCCACCGCGCCTGAGCCCAGCGGCGTGTTGCGGGTGAATGCGCCGGTCAGCTTTGGCGTGCTGCACCTGGCGCCGCTGTGGGGCGAGTTCATGCAGGCCTATCCCCAGGTCGAGCTGGACATCAGTTTGAACGACCGCCTGGTGGACCTGGTGGAAGAGGGCTTCGACGCGGCGGTGCGCATTGCGCGCATGGAAAACTCGTCCCTGGTGGGACGGCGGCTGGCATCGACGCGGATGTGCCTGTTTGCCTCCCCCGACTACCTGGCCCGCCATCCGCCGATCCGCACCTTGGCCGATCTGGCTGACCACGGCGTGATCGCCTACACCCACTTCGCCATGGGCAACGAGTGGCAATTCGACGGGCCTGACGGCAGCGAGACGGTGCGCACGCGCTCCAGCGCACGCTGCAACAATGGCGACACCTGCCGCAGCATTGCCCTCAGCGGCGCCGGTATCGCCCTGCAACCGAGCTTTATGGTTGCCGAGGATTTGCGCAGCGGCGCTCTGGTGGAAATCCTGCCGGCGTACCGCTCCATTGAGCTGGGGATCTACGTGGTCTATCCCTCGCGTAAACACCTGGCGAGCAAGGTGCGGGCATTGATCCATTTTCTGGCCGAGCGCTTCAGCCATCCCCAGTGGGAGCGATAG